A single window of Nicotiana tomentosiformis chromosome 1, ASM39032v3, whole genome shotgun sequence DNA harbors:
- the LOC104091760 gene encoding uncharacterized protein, with product MGKKSWILWVVTLLLCWSKIAMAKKHMKYKDPKQPVEVRVKDLLGRMTLAEKIGQMTQIDRSSATIKIMKDYYIGSVLSGGGSEPLPKATAADWVNMVNDYQNGSMSTRLGIPMIYGIDAIHGHNNVFNATIFPHNVGLGAARDPELMRRIGAATALEVRATGIPYAFAPCIAVCRDPRWGRCYESYSEDPKIVQEMTDIIIGLQGEIPNESRKGIPYVAGKNKVAACAKHFVGDGGTTKGINENNTVTNMHELLSIHMPAYDDSIIKGVATVMASYSSWNGQKMHANHELVTTFLKGTLKFKGFVISDWEGIDRITSPPHANYTYSVESSILAGIDMVMVPYNFTEFINDLTYLVKNNFIPMARIDDAVERILLVKFTMGLFENPYTDFSLIKEVGSQEHRNLAREAVRKSLVLLKNGKTANDSLLPLPKKASKILVAGSHADNLGFQCGGWTIAWQGFSGNDDTGGTTILGAIKSAVDAGTEVTYVENPDSKYASSGGFDYAIVVVGEHPYAETAGDSPTLTIADPGPDVINHVCPSVKCVVIIISGRPLVIEPYLPSIDALVAAWLPGSEGQGITDLLFGDYGFTGKLPRTWFKTVDQLPMNVGDPHYDPLFPFGFGLNTSKSTVARSVSSGAAGKPYVFGIMVSVFIGLWSIGRAFH from the exons ATGGGTAAGAAAAGCTGGATTTTGTGGGTTGTGACTCTGCTGCTATGTTGGAGCAAGATTGCAATGGCTAAAAAGCACATGAAGTACAAGGACCCAAAACAACCAGTTGAGGTTAGAGTAAAAGATCTTCTCGGTAGAATGACTCTTGCAGAAAAGATTGGTCAGATGACTCAGATTGATAGGTCTAGTGCTACAATCAAAATCATGAAAGATTACTATATTG GGAGTGTATTAAGTGGTGGGGGAAGTGAGCCACTTCCGAAAGCTACTGCTGCAGATTGGGTTAATATGGTGAATGACTACCAAAATGGTTCTATGTCAACTCGCCTTGGGATTCCTATGATATATGGGATTGATGCCATTCATGGACACAACAATGTTTTCAATGCCACCATATTTCCACATAATGTTGGGCTTGGAGCTGCTAG GGACCCTGAACTCATGCGAAGGATTGGTGCTGCTACTGCTCTTGAAGTCAGAGCTACAGGGATTCCTTATGCATTTGCTCCTTGCATCGCT GTTTGCAGAGATCCTAGGTGGGGCCGCTGTTATGAAAGTTATAGTGAAGATCCCAAGATTGTTCAAGAAATGACAGATATTATAATTGGGTTACAAGGCGAAATTCCTAATGAATCGAGGAAGGGCATACCTTATGTTGCTGGAAA GAATAAGGTGGCTGCTTGTGCAAAGCACTTTGTTGGCGATGGGGGCACAACTAAGGGTATTAATGAGAATAACACCGTGACTAACATGCATGAGTTACTAAGTATCCACATGCCCGCCTACGACGATTCAATTATCAAAGGTGTTGCTACAGTAATGGCTTCTTATTCTAGCTGGAATGGCCAAAAGATGCATGCAAACCATGAACTAGTTACCACTTTTCTCAAGGGTACACTCAAGTTCAAG GGTTTTGTCATTTCAGATTGGGAAGGTATTGACAGGATTACCTCTCCACCTCATGCCAACTACACTTATTCAGTTGAGAGTAGCATTCTAGCTGGAATAGACATG GTTATGGTCCCATATAATTTCACCGAGTTTATCAATGATCTCACTTACCTTGTCAAGAACAATTTTATCCCAATGGCTCGTATTGATGATGCAGTGGAGAGGATTTTGTTAGTTAAATTTACCATGGGACTTTTTGAGAACCCCTACACTGATTTCAGCCTTATCAAAGAGGTCGGGAGCCAG GAACACAGGAACTTAGCAAGGGAAGCTGTGCGGAAATCTCTCGTACTGCTGAAGAATGGGAAAACTGCTAATGACTCATTGCTACCTCTTCCTAAGAAAGCGTCTAAAATTTTGGTCGCTGGTAGCCACGCTGATAACTTAGGTTTTCAATGTGGCGGATGGACTATTGCGTGGCAGGGGTTTAGTGGTAATGACGATACAGGAG GGACTACCATCCTTGGTGCAATAAAGTCTGCAGTAGATGCAGGAACAGAAGTCACCTATGTTGAGAATCCCGACAGCAAGTATGCTAGTTCCGGTGGCTTTGACTATGCTATTGTGGTTGTTGGCGAGCATCCTTATGCTGAGACGGCAGGAGACAGTCCTACTCTCACAATAGCAGATCCTGGGCCTGATGTCATTAACCATGTTTGCCCGTCCGTGAAGTGTGTTGTAATCATCATATCTGGTCGACCGCTCGTGATTGAACCATATCTACCGTCAATTGATGCACTTGTAGCAGCCTGGTTACCTGGTAGTGAAGGACAAGGTATCACTGATCTTCTTTTTGGGGACTATGGATTTACTGGAAAGCTTCCAAGAACATGGTTCAAAACTGTAGATCAACTTCCAATGAACGTCGGTGACCCCCACTATGATCCACTGTTTCCTTTTGGATTTGGGCTCAACACATCTAAGTCAACAGTGGCAAG GTCCGTATCGTCAGGTGCTGCTGGAAAGCCATATGTCTTTGGGATTATGGTTTCTGTATTTATTGGTTTGTGGAGTATAGGCAGAGCATTCCATTGA
- the LOC104091761 gene encoding flowering locus K homology domain-like isoform X1, which produces MEELNFIKEENAEELDQSLNQHENEGVPENSLLEVKEEHSLLEVKQEQEQEQEPKQEQEEEQEQEKELQQEDVATTAGGGERWPGWPGESVFRMLVPSQKVGSIIGRKGEYIKKTVEESKARIKILDGPPGTSERAVMVSAKEDPDASLPPAIDGLLRVHKRVVDGLESDSSHPPPGIPGKVSTKLLVQAAQAGSLIGKQGTTVKTIQEASQCIVRVLGTEDLPVFALQDDRIVEVVGEPASVHKAVELIANHLRKFLVDRSIIPVFEMQMQMPNRPVEHMPPPQSWGPPPQAFPSSAAGGPGYGSNPHFMPPPSRQHDSYYPPADIPPSRQHDSYYAPVDMPPPLEKQPHQGISAYGRETPMSMHSSSNNTTAPSLITQITQHMQIPLSYADAVIGTNGASISYIRRVSGATVTIQETRGVPGEMTVEISGTASQVQTAQQLVQNFMADAGAPQAQTAPPADQGYNSYGAPPTSMYSSAPTNPGVPGQSGGYGSVYGTNYGY; this is translated from the exons ATGGAGGAACTTAATTTTATCAAAGAAGAGAATGCGGAGGAACTAGATCAAAGCCTTAATCAACACGAGAATGAGGGAGTACCAGAGAACTCACTCCTTGAGGTGAAAGAAGAACATTCACTCCTTGAGGTGAAGCAAGAACAGGAGCAGGAGCAGGAACCAAAACAAGAACAAGAAGAGGAACAGGAACAGGAAAAAGAACTACAACAAGAAGATGTTGCTACTACTGCGGGTGGTGGCGAAAGGTGGCCAGGGTGGCCAGGGGAAAGTGTATTCCGCATGCTGGTCCCTTCACAAAAAGTAGGTAGTATTATTGGACGCAAGGGAGAGTACATCAAAAAAACAGTTGAAGAATCAAAAGCTCGTATCAAGATTCTCGATGGTCCTCCTGGAACTTCTGAGAGAGCA GTAATGGTATCTGCCAAGGAGGATCCCGATGCCTCTCTTCCACCTGCTATAGATGGTCTTCTGAGGGTTCATAAACGTGTTGTTGATGGGCTGGAGAGTGATTCTTCTCATCCTCCTCCAGGTATACCTGGAAAGGTCTCGACAAAGCTGCTGGTGCAAGCAGCACAGGCTGGAAGTCTAATTGGAAAACAAGGGACAACTGTCAAGACCATTCAAGAAGCATCCCAGTGTATTGTTAGAGTTCTTGGAACAG AGGATCTTCCTGTTTTTGCACTTCAAGATGATAGGATAGTTGAAGTAGTAGGGGAGCCTGCAAGTGTACACAAGGCAGTTGAGTTAATTGCTAATCACTTGAGGAAATTTTTGGTTGATCGCAGCATAATCCCAGTATTTGAGATGCAA ATGCAAATGCCAAATCGACCAGTGGAACACATGCCACCTCCACAGTCTTGGGGTCCTCCTCCCCAAGCTTTCCCCTCAAGCGCTGCTGGAGGTCCGGGATATGGATCTAATCCTCATTTCATGCCACCACCATCAAGGCAACATGATAGTTATTACCCTCCAGCTGACATACCACCATCGAGGCAACATGATAGTTATTATGCTCCAGTTGACATGCCACCCCCACTGGAGAAACAACCTCATCAGGGAATTTCTGCATATGGAAGAGAAACTCCTATGTCAATGCATTCATCATCCAACAACACAACTGCACCGTCTCTGATTACTCAG ATTACACAGCATATGCAGATCCCATTGTCCTATGCTGATGCTGTGATTGGAACAAATGGTGCGAGCATAAGCTACATCCGGCGGGTTAGTGGTGCTACTGTTACCATACAGGAAACAAGGGGAGTTCCTGGGGAGATGACTGTTGAGATCAGTGGAACTGCTTCTCAAGTCCAAACAGCACAACAATTGGTACAG AATTTCATGGCAGATGCAGGGGCGCCTCAGGCACAGACAGCTCCACCAGCTGACCAAGGCTACAACTCCTATGGAGCTCCTCCTACTTCTATGTATTCATCTGCCCCTACAAATCCAGGCGTTCCAGGTCAATCAGGAGGCTATGGTTCAGTGTATGGTACCAACTATGGCTATTGA
- the LOC104091761 gene encoding flowering locus K homology domain-like isoform X2: protein MEELNFIKEENAEELDQSLNQHENEGVPENSLLEVKEEHSLLEVKQEQEQEQEPKQEQEEEQEQEKELQQEDVATTAGGGERWPGWPGESVFRMLVPSQKVGSIIGRKGEYIKKTVEESKARIKILDGPPGTSERAVMVSAKEDPDASLPPAIDGLLRVHKRVVDGLESDSSHPPPGIPGKVSTKLLVQAAQAGSLIGKQGTTVKTIQEASQCIVRVLGTEDLPVFALQDDRIVEVVGEPASVHKAVELIANHLRKFLVDRSIIPVFEMQMQMPNRPVEHMPPPQSWGPPPQAFPSSAAGGPGYGSNPHFMPPPSRQHDSYYPPADIPPSRQHDSYYAPVDMPPPLEKQPHQGISAYGRETPMSMHSSSNNTTAPSLITQLQLYMPIFPTILLKETKRLAVIH, encoded by the exons ATGGAGGAACTTAATTTTATCAAAGAAGAGAATGCGGAGGAACTAGATCAAAGCCTTAATCAACACGAGAATGAGGGAGTACCAGAGAACTCACTCCTTGAGGTGAAAGAAGAACATTCACTCCTTGAGGTGAAGCAAGAACAGGAGCAGGAGCAGGAACCAAAACAAGAACAAGAAGAGGAACAGGAACAGGAAAAAGAACTACAACAAGAAGATGTTGCTACTACTGCGGGTGGTGGCGAAAGGTGGCCAGGGTGGCCAGGGGAAAGTGTATTCCGCATGCTGGTCCCTTCACAAAAAGTAGGTAGTATTATTGGACGCAAGGGAGAGTACATCAAAAAAACAGTTGAAGAATCAAAAGCTCGTATCAAGATTCTCGATGGTCCTCCTGGAACTTCTGAGAGAGCA GTAATGGTATCTGCCAAGGAGGATCCCGATGCCTCTCTTCCACCTGCTATAGATGGTCTTCTGAGGGTTCATAAACGTGTTGTTGATGGGCTGGAGAGTGATTCTTCTCATCCTCCTCCAGGTATACCTGGAAAGGTCTCGACAAAGCTGCTGGTGCAAGCAGCACAGGCTGGAAGTCTAATTGGAAAACAAGGGACAACTGTCAAGACCATTCAAGAAGCATCCCAGTGTATTGTTAGAGTTCTTGGAACAG AGGATCTTCCTGTTTTTGCACTTCAAGATGATAGGATAGTTGAAGTAGTAGGGGAGCCTGCAAGTGTACACAAGGCAGTTGAGTTAATTGCTAATCACTTGAGGAAATTTTTGGTTGATCGCAGCATAATCCCAGTATTTGAGATGCAA ATGCAAATGCCAAATCGACCAGTGGAACACATGCCACCTCCACAGTCTTGGGGTCCTCCTCCCCAAGCTTTCCCCTCAAGCGCTGCTGGAGGTCCGGGATATGGATCTAATCCTCATTTCATGCCACCACCATCAAGGCAACATGATAGTTATTACCCTCCAGCTGACATACCACCATCGAGGCAACATGATAGTTATTATGCTCCAGTTGACATGCCACCCCCACTGGAGAAACAACCTCATCAGGGAATTTCTGCATATGGAAGAGAAACTCCTATGTCAATGCATTCATCATCCAACAACACAACTGCACCGTCTCTGATTACTCAG CTTCAACTCTACATGCCCATCTTTCCCACCATTCTGTTGAAAGAAACCAAAAGGCTGGCAGTCATTCACTAA